In Effusibacillus pohliae DSM 22757, the sequence CTCAATGGCCGGGTGACACTGCATCATCGCCGGATCATTCAGCGTTCCCTGGAGCACCTGAAGTTCCTTGAGCAATCCATCGCTGACCTGGAGGCGGACATGGAGCAATACTTTGCCCCCTATCAGCAACAGGAAGAACTGCTCCAAACGATTCCAGGCGTGGGGCCGAACGTAGCCAAAGTGATCTTGGCAGAAATCGGCACCGATATGTCCGTATTTCCTTCGGCATCCCATCTTTCATCGTGGGCGGGGCTCAGCCCCGGAAATCACGAAAGTGCGGGTAAAAAAAACGGGCAAGAACGACGCAGGGCAACCAAGCGCTGAAATCTGCCCTCCTGGAAGCTGCTTGGGCGGCAGGAAAAACCCGAACTTTCCTCGGATCAAAATTTGGGTCAGTAGCCGGCCGCAAGGGAAAGAAACGGGCGACGGTCGTGATTGCACACAAGATCCTGGTGATCGCTTACTTTGTACTCAAAACTGGGGAACCTTACAACGAACTCGGCGCTGATTACTTGGAGAAGCGAAAGAGCATCTCGACCGAAGAATTGATGATTCGCCGCCTTCAGAAGAAAGGCTATGTGGTGACAAAATCGACTGAAATCACAGCCTAATCAACTTAATTAATCCCCTTAATATGGAAGACGAATGGGCGTCCCGGGCATCCTATTGCCCAAAAACCGAGGCAGCCGATCCCCTACTGCCTCAACGATACTCTATTTTCTCATCAAAACTTCAAAGTATGTCGAGGTTGTATCGAAGAACAACAGATCAACTTCCAGGTTCAGCAAATCCGCTACCGAATGGAACACTTTCTCGCTGGATGCTTTCTTCTGACTCCAGCAGGAAATCCATCGCCCGGTAGCCATGCTGCACGTCAAACGCTGGGAGATCGGGAATCACCACTTCTCGCGCCACCCAATCCTCTATCACCAGCTTACTGCTTGGCGCAAGCGCTCGATTGGCCACCATGGCAAAGATGGCACGTTCAACCGGCATGCGATAGTCTCGATTGGTCAGTCGTCTTATGATCGCTTCATCGATGCCAAGCTTCTTCCAAAGTTGATCGAGAAGCCATACGCCACCAAGCGAACGACTGCTAAGGAGCGTAACCGAAGCGGGTTTCGCTGAAGATGGAGAAGGCGCCTGCGGCTCTTGTATAGCGATTTTTTCCCCGGGCAACAATGTGTTGGTAGGGGGGGATCGCATGAATCCGGATGTGTCCAATTTGCTGACGATGCTCGTACTGGCGATTTTGTTCGCCACCGACTGGGGTACGCGATATGTGCGGGGCTCCCGGTTGCAGGTTGCCCATTGGGTGGTGCTGTTCGTCTGCATCGGTATTTTCGGCTTTTTCGAGGTGCGGATACACCGCGTGCCGATTCATCTCGGCTCCGTCTTGGTACTGCTGGCCGTTTTTGCATATGCCGCGACGATTGGAAAAATGGGCCGCAAGCTGCATTTTCTCTGTGCTGCTGTGACAGCGGCCGCCTGCTGTTTTGTGCTGATGACTTTATTCCCGTATGATCCCGCGTTTTATCTGCTGGATGAGCGGTATTTGCATCCGGCTGTGGCGGTGGCATCCGCCTATCTGTTTTCGCGGGAACCGCTGTTTTCCCTGAACGCCTCGGCAGCCGGAATTTTATTGGCGGGGATCGCGCATGACAGCCGGTTGGCGGCCGTTACCGGTGTCATCCGGGTGGGCGGATCGGATTTGCTGGATCTGGTCTGCACAACAGTGATTCTGTCGTTTCTGGTTGACCTACTGGTTGTGCTGGCGGAGTTTCTGTTGGCCAAGATGAACCGGCGGTCGGCGGGGAGGCTGGAAGGAGACGCGACATGAATCTGTATACGAAAATGATTCTGGTCGGCACGATCCTGGGGGTGATCGCCCGCCTGTACATGCTGCGGACCGATTACCGTCAGTATCCCACCTATCCGCACGGCAGGGTGATTCACATCGCGCTGGGCGTGATTGCGTCCGGGTTGGGGGCGGTTGCGGTGCCGGCCCTGATTCAGAAAAATTACACGGCCGTTACGTTTTTGGCGATGGCCGCCCAACAGTTTCGTGATGTTCGCAACATGGAACGGCAAATGCTGTCGAATGTCGACCAGAACGAACTGGTGCCGCGGGGCGTAACCTACATCGAAGGAATCGCGATGGTGTTCGAGGGCCGCAATTATCTCGCCATCTTTACCGCGTTTGTCACTTCGCTGGCCACCTATTTTTTCAATTGGTACGGCGGCATTGCTGCCGGGTTGGCGGGGATCGCGATCAGCGTCCGCTTTATGTCGGGCAATGTGGTAGGGGACATCGCCGACATCCGGGAGGGACGCTTGCATTTTGACGGTCCCAACCTGTACGTCGATGACATCCACATCATGAACATCGGGCTGGAAGATTCGAAACAGCACATTTTGCAACAGGGAATCGGCATCATTCTCACACCGAAAAATGCAAACGCGAAAACGACGCTCGCCCATCTCGGCCAGCGGCAGGCGATCATCCACGATGTATCGACCATCCTCGGCATCTACCGCGACAGCGGCACCCCGTCGTTCGTTCCCTTGTCCAAACGGGATCTGGCGACGGGTCGGCTGGCGTTTTTTCTGCTGCCGCTGGAGCGGGATATGGAAACGGCCAAATTTATCATTTCCCGCTCGCCGGTTCTGGAAAATTCGATCCGCAAACCGCTCAAATCGGAAGCGATGAAACGATTGAGGTGAATTTCGTGGGAACGACTCTGGAGAACATGATTTTGGCGATCATCACCACATCGCCTGACACGGTCGGCGGCGGCAGCCCGATTTTTTATGCGAAAGACCGGCAAGAGCTGCAGGCGACCGCGTTTACGCTGGAGAAAATTTTGGACGGGATGGCGCACGAGGTCAATCCGCAGATCATGATCATTGTCCGGCATTGAGGAAGGAACGGTTGACGACAGGCCTATTTTTATACGATAATGTTCATTCGAGGGTTAACAAACCGGCTTCCGGCGAATGGAGAAAGCAGGTGAGAAGATGCCGAAGATTCAATCGGTTCGCCCCGGTTCGCTGGCGGAAGAATTGGAACTGGAACCGGGTGACGAGATCCGGACGATTAACGGACAGCCGATCAAGGATATTATAGATTACCAGTTTGCGATTACAGATGAGGCCATCGAGCTGGAAGTGATCAAGGCAAACGGCGAAGAATGGCTACTCGAAGTGGAAAAAGAGTACGACGAGTCGCTCGGGGTGGAATGGGAACACCCGACGGTCGACCGGATCAAGCTCTGCCACAACAAGTGCGTCTTTTGCTTTGTCGACCAGATCCCCGGCAATATGCGGCAAACGCTGAACATGCGGGACGATGATTATCGCCTGTCGTTCCTGCATGGAAATTTTGTGACGCTGACAAACTTAAAGCAATCCGATCTGGAACGGATCGCCAAGCTGAAAATGTCGCCGCTCAACATTTCGGTGCACACGACCAACCCGGAACTTCGCAATTTTATGGTGGGGCACAAAAAAGCGGGCGAGATTCTCAACCAGATTGCGTATCTGGCCGAGCACGAAATCGAGATGAACACGCAGGTGGTGCTGTGCCCCGGTATGAATGACGGGGCGGAGCTGGATCGCACGATCCGGGAACTCGCTGTGTTCTGGCCGCATGTTCGCACGCTGTCGGTGGTGCCTGTGGGATTGACGAAGCATCGCCGCGGGCTTGCCGAGCTGCGGAGCGTGACTCCGGAGGAAGCGGCTGCCGTGATCGATCAGGTGGAAGCCTGGCAGGACAAGTTTCTGCGGGAAAAAGGAGCTACTTTCGTGCATGCGGCCGATGAGTTCTATGTACTGGCGGGGCG encodes:
- a CDS encoding transposase, which produces LNGRVTLHHRRIIQRSLEHLKFLEQSIADLEADMEQYFAPYQQQEELLQTIPGVGPNVAKVILAEIGTDMSVFPSASHLSSWAGLSPGNHESAGKKNGQERRRATKR
- a CDS encoding YphA family membrane protein, producing the protein MNPDVSNLLTMLVLAILFATDWGTRYVRGSRLQVAHWVVLFVCIGIFGFFEVRIHRVPIHLGSVLVLLAVFAYAATIGKMGRKLHFLCAAVTAAACCFVLMTLFPYDPAFYLLDERYLHPAVAVASAYLFSREPLFSLNASAAGILLAGIAHDSRLAAVTGVIRVGGSDLLDLVCTTVILSFLVDLLVVLAEFLLAKMNRRSAGRLEGDAT
- a CDS encoding YIEGIA family protein, with product MNLYTKMILVGTILGVIARLYMLRTDYRQYPTYPHGRVIHIALGVIASGLGAVAVPALIQKNYTAVTFLAMAAQQFRDVRNMERQMLSNVDQNELVPRGVTYIEGIAMVFEGRNYLAIFTAFVTSLATYFFNWYGGIAAGLAGIAISVRFMSGNVVGDIADIREGRLHFDGPNLYVDDIHIMNIGLEDSKQHILQQGIGIILTPKNANAKTTLAHLGQRQAIIHDVSTILGIYRDSGTPSFVPLSKRDLATGRLAFFLLPLERDMETAKFIISRSPVLENSIRKPLKSEAMKRLR
- a CDS encoding capping complex subunit for YIEGIA — encoded protein: MGTTLENMILAIITTSPDTVGGGSPIFYAKDRQELQATAFTLEKILDGMAHEVNPQIMIIVRH
- a CDS encoding DUF512 domain-containing protein, with translation MPKIQSVRPGSLAEELELEPGDEIRTINGQPIKDIIDYQFAITDEAIELEVIKANGEEWLLEVEKEYDESLGVEWEHPTVDRIKLCHNKCVFCFVDQIPGNMRQTLNMRDDDYRLSFLHGNFVTLTNLKQSDLERIAKLKMSPLNISVHTTNPELRNFMVGHKKAGEILNQIAYLAEHEIEMNTQVVLCPGMNDGAELDRTIRELAVFWPHVRTLSVVPVGLTKHRRGLAELRSVTPEEAAAVIDQVEAWQDKFLREKGATFVHAADEFYVLAGREVPPAERYDEFAQTENGVGLIRNFLDELEDLKGDIPSSLSERRHVAVVTGVSAADTIRRGIRLLQDVQNLRVDLHVIQNDFYGHMVTVAGLITGSDIVAQLKDSCRADLVMIPDIMLKDDADVFLDDYTLEQVSQELGKPVLVLPANATGLVKGSLGMTEKLPPRRRYEATLANGGMFGCAGIR